In Allomuricauda ruestringensis DSM 13258, the following proteins share a genomic window:
- a CDS encoding glycosyltransferase family 9 protein has product MGKKGKNTHVLLIRLSAMGDVAMTVPVIRVLTEKYPEIQLTVLTKKPFISIFNGLENVQVKEADVKKRHKGLIGLWRLYQELKPLKFNAVADLHNVLRSRVLKKYFALESIPFAQIDKGRKDKKALTRSKNKVFQQLKSTHQRYADVFAELGFPIDLSYAKPLERVQLSEKVLELVQQGTKKWVGIAPFAAHEGKMYPLKHMEEIIKTLNNTDKYKILLFGGGTKEVEVLEQLAATYKNTLCMAGKLNLSEELQLISNLDVMLSMDSGNAHMAANYGIPVVTLWGVTHPYAGFYPFGQPLENALMADRETYPLIPTSVYGNKVPEGYENIMKTIQPQKVLEKLVGVLEPSVNS; this is encoded by the coding sequence GTGGGCAAAAAGGGTAAAAACACCCATGTTTTATTGATTCGTTTATCGGCGATGGGAGATGTGGCGATGACCGTTCCCGTAATCCGGGTACTTACGGAGAAATACCCGGAAATACAACTTACCGTACTTACCAAAAAACCGTTCATATCAATTTTTAATGGGTTGGAGAACGTTCAGGTAAAAGAAGCCGATGTTAAAAAACGGCACAAAGGCCTTATTGGGCTTTGGCGATTGTACCAAGAACTAAAACCTTTAAAATTTAATGCCGTTGCCGACTTGCATAACGTGTTGCGAAGTCGTGTGCTCAAAAAGTATTTTGCCTTGGAAAGTATTCCATTTGCTCAGATTGACAAGGGTCGAAAGGACAAAAAAGCACTCACCCGCTCCAAGAATAAAGTTTTTCAGCAATTAAAGAGCACCCACCAACGATATGCCGATGTTTTTGCCGAACTCGGTTTTCCTATTGATTTATCCTATGCCAAACCATTGGAACGTGTTCAACTCTCAGAGAAAGTATTGGAACTTGTGCAGCAGGGCACCAAAAAATGGGTAGGGATAGCACCTTTTGCCGCCCACGAAGGCAAAATGTATCCGTTGAAACACATGGAAGAGATAATAAAAACCCTTAACAATACCGATAAGTATAAAATATTGTTGTTTGGAGGCGGTACCAAAGAAGTGGAGGTGCTGGAACAGCTTGCAGCTACCTACAAAAATACCTTGTGCATGGCGGGCAAGTTGAACCTATCCGAAGAATTGCAACTCATTTCCAATTTGGATGTCATGTTGTCCATGGATAGCGGTAATGCACACATGGCCGCCAACTATGGCATTCCAGTAGTGACCCTTTGGGGTGTTACCCACCCTTATGCCGGTTTTTATCCGTTTGGGCAGCCTTTGGAAAACGCACTTATGGCCGACCGCGAAACCTATCCTTTGATTCCAACCTCGGTATATGGCAACAAAGTACCCGAAGGCTACGAGAATATCATGAAAACCATTCAGCCCCAAAAGGTTTTGGAAAAGTTGGTGGGGGTTTTAGAACCATCCGTCAATTCATAA
- a CDS encoding DUF6168 family protein, with protein MRGKGLLQATVFILSFILTYLLHAYLIGCNSFFKDCALFKPYVFLLSFTLLVVIVFLILAQIKKLKDQLGFIYMSTLALKLILFVVLFQNYFFGDSVEIQINKGHFLIPVFLGLGCEVVFLSQLLKRIE; from the coding sequence ATGAGGGGAAAAGGTCTGCTACAGGCAACAGTTTTTATTCTGTCTTTTATTTTAACTTACCTATTACATGCATATTTAATCGGTTGCAATTCCTTTTTTAAAGACTGCGCTTTATTTAAGCCTTACGTTTTTCTATTGTCTTTTACGTTATTGGTGGTAATTGTGTTCCTTATATTGGCTCAAATTAAAAAACTAAAGGACCAATTAGGGTTTATTTATATGTCTACATTGGCGTTAAAATTGATACTTTTCGTTGTGCTGTTTCAAAATTATTTTTTTGGTGATTCAGTTGAAATACAGATTAATAAAGGTCATTTTTTAATACCAGTGTTTTTAGGTTTGGGGTGTGAAGTGGTTTTTTTGAGCCAACTTTTAAAAAGAATAGAATGA
- the arsS gene encoding arsenosugar biosynthesis radical SAM (seleno)protein ArsS (Some members of this family are selenoproteins.): MTQSILTDIKKAAKKSLKAQKDQLANSEKQMEILNGELFEDGELPYFKDKIGETGQFPLRPKKLEVLQINVGYMCNQVCGHCHVDAGPDRKEIMTRETMEQCLDVIRNTGAHTLDLTGGAPEMNPDFRWFVEEASKAGIQDFIVRSNLTIILANKKYHDLPEFFKKHNVHVVSSMPHYTRGKTDKQRGDGVFDKSIKALQMLNEVGYGMPDSGLRLDLVYNPSGAFLPADQAAMEHDFKKALKEDFDIDFHNLFAITNLPISRFLDYLLASDNYEDYMYSLVEAFNPVAVENVMCTNTISVSWDGWLYDCDFNQMLDLKVASQVKHIKDYNDDVLNNRDIVISQHCYGCTAGAGSSCQGNVA; the protein is encoded by the coding sequence ATGACGCAAAGCATACTGACAGACATAAAAAAAGCAGCGAAGAAATCCTTAAAAGCACAAAAGGACCAGCTTGCCAATTCAGAAAAGCAAATGGAAATCCTTAACGGGGAGCTTTTTGAAGATGGTGAGCTACCTTATTTCAAGGACAAAATTGGAGAGACAGGTCAGTTCCCGTTACGGCCTAAAAAATTAGAGGTGCTCCAGATCAATGTGGGTTATATGTGCAATCAGGTTTGTGGGCACTGCCATGTGGATGCCGGACCGGACCGGAAGGAAATCATGACTCGGGAGACCATGGAGCAATGTCTGGATGTAATCCGAAACACTGGGGCCCATACCTTGGACCTTACCGGCGGTGCACCTGAAATGAACCCCGATTTTCGTTGGTTTGTAGAGGAAGCCTCCAAAGCGGGCATCCAAGATTTTATCGTGCGTTCCAATCTCACCATTATTTTGGCCAATAAAAAGTACCACGACCTGCCTGAATTTTTTAAAAAGCACAATGTGCACGTTGTATCGTCCATGCCGCACTATACCCGAGGGAAAACCGACAAACAGCGTGGAGACGGTGTTTTTGATAAATCCATAAAAGCCCTACAAATGCTCAACGAAGTGGGCTATGGGATGCCAGATAGCGGTTTGCGTTTGGATTTGGTGTATAATCCTTCGGGAGCATTTTTGCCTGCCGATCAGGCTGCCATGGAACACGATTTTAAAAAAGCGTTGAAAGAAGATTTTGATATTGACTTCCACAACCTTTTTGCCATTACCAATTTGCCAATTTCGAGGTTCTTGGATTATCTCCTTGCTTCGGACAATTATGAAGATTATATGTATTCCTTGGTGGAAGCTTTCAACCCGGTTGCAGTAGAAAATGTAATGTGTACCAATACCATTTCCGTGAGTTGGGACGGTTGGCTCTACGATTGCGACTTTAACCAAATGCTGGACCTAAAGGTAGCAAGCCAAGTAAAACACATTAAGGATTATAATGATGATGTGCTGAACAATCGGGACATTGTTATCTCACAGCATTGCTATGGCTGTACTGCGGGAGCGGGGAGTAGTTGCCAGGGTAATGTGGCGTAA
- a CDS encoding arsenosugar biosynthesis-associated peroxidase-like protein, with protein MAKSYYDPADLRKFGKITEWSEELGNKFFDYYGKVFEEGALSAREKSLIALAVSHVVKCPYCIDAYTKDGLQRGITKEEMMEAVHAGAAIESGATLVHGVQMMNKYNKLSM; from the coding sequence ATGGCCAAATCATATTACGACCCAGCTGACTTGAGAAAATTTGGTAAGATTACCGAATGGAGCGAAGAACTGGGCAACAAGTTTTTTGATTACTACGGAAAGGTTTTTGAGGAGGGAGCTCTGAGTGCCAGAGAAAAATCCTTGATTGCCCTGGCCGTATCGCACGTGGTTAAATGCCCGTACTGTATTGATGCCTACACCAAGGATGGTTTGCAACGTGGAATCACCAAAGAAGAAATGATGGAGGCCGTACATGCAGGGGCTGCTATAGAAAGTGGCGCTACCTTGGTACATGGGGTTCAGATGATGAACAAGTACAACAAACTTTCCATGTAA
- a CDS encoding fasciclin domain-containing protein yields the protein MKSLRTLTLILSCVGFMTITTGFSQTKMVGGAAMYPSKDIVSNAVNSKDHTTLVAAVKAAGLVETLQGEGPFTVFAPTNSAFEKLPEGTVASLLKAENKSKLQSVLAYHVVAGKYNAKDLKKWIKKGDGMAELTTVNGDKLTVMMNKGMIMIKDGAGNVSTVTIADVNQSNGVIHVVDTVVLPSAK from the coding sequence ATGAAATCTTTAAGAACATTGACGCTGATATTATCCTGCGTTGGATTTATGACAATTACAACCGGGTTCTCTCAAACTAAAATGGTGGGAGGTGCCGCCATGTACCCGAGCAAGGACATTGTTTCCAATGCCGTAAACTCCAAGGACCATACTACTTTGGTAGCTGCGGTAAAAGCCGCCGGTCTGGTAGAGACATTGCAAGGCGAGGGACCTTTTACGGTATTTGCACCCACCAACAGTGCATTCGAAAAATTACCGGAAGGAACCGTAGCAAGCTTGCTCAAGGCAGAAAATAAGTCAAAATTACAAAGTGTACTTGCCTATCACGTAGTGGCTGGAAAGTACAATGCCAAAGACCTGAAAAAATGGATTAAGAAAGGTGACGGCATGGCCGAGCTTACCACAGTGAACGGAGATAAGTTGACCGTCATGATGAACAAAGGTATGATCATGATCAAGGACGGTGCTGGAAACGTGTCTACAGTAACCATAGCTGATGTGAACCAATCCAATGGGGTGATCCATGTTGTGGATACCGTAGTACTTCCTTCGGCCAAATAG
- a CDS encoding DUF6341 family protein gives MSKFFYGIEDLFVNYLFAPLDFFRFMDSWWGSNTINWIFFVIGLIAAVYWMGQLKIFNDNGEEDKSISSHSYL, from the coding sequence ATGAGCAAGTTTTTTTACGGTATAGAAGACTTATTTGTAAACTACCTTTTCGCACCATTGGATTTTTTCCGCTTTATGGACAGCTGGTGGGGTTCCAATACCATTAACTGGATTTTCTTTGTTATTGGTTTGATAGCCGCCGTTTATTGGATGGGCCAGTTGAAAATATTCAACGATAATGGTGAGGAAGACAAGAGCATCAGCTCCCACTCCTACCTATAA
- a CDS encoding ferredoxin--NADP reductase translates to MSHFHALTIAAVDQLTPNAVALTFDVPENLKEAYSFKAGQYITLKHTLNGQELRRAYSISTPPSSGKLTVGIKKMEGGTFSVYANENVKAGDTIEVMLPEGRFVFDETSPKKIAAFAAGSGITPIMSIAQTVLGNNPENTFVLVFGNQSPEETMYFKTIQSLKEQYGDRFFVQYVYSRSNEEDALFGRIERSTVNFVLKNKFKGTEFDAFYLCGPEDMIHQVSDTLKENGVSEEKIHFELFTSEDYEDELAGALEGKTQVEVILDDETFTFVMDKKELVLDAVLKQDIDAPYSCQGGVCSSCIARLTEGKVEMVKNQILTDSEIEEGFVLTCQSHPITPKIKVDYDDV, encoded by the coding sequence ATGAGCCATTTTCATGCCTTAACCATAGCCGCGGTGGACCAATTGACTCCAAATGCCGTGGCCCTTACTTTTGATGTTCCAGAAAATCTTAAAGAAGCTTATAGTTTCAAAGCTGGGCAATATATTACCTTAAAACATACCCTGAACGGACAGGAACTACGCCGGGCCTATTCCATTTCTACACCGCCATCCTCGGGTAAATTAACGGTAGGCATTAAAAAGATGGAAGGCGGTACTTTTTCCGTGTATGCCAACGAGAATGTAAAGGCCGGTGATACCATAGAGGTAATGCTACCTGAAGGCCGTTTTGTTTTTGATGAAACCTCTCCAAAAAAAATTGCCGCATTTGCTGCCGGTAGTGGTATTACCCCGATCATGAGCATTGCCCAAACCGTTTTGGGGAACAACCCAGAAAATACCTTTGTATTGGTGTTTGGCAACCAATCGCCCGAAGAAACCATGTATTTTAAAACAATACAATCGCTAAAAGAACAATATGGCGACCGCTTTTTTGTGCAATATGTATACAGTAGGTCCAACGAGGAGGATGCCCTTTTTGGTAGGATAGAACGATCTACCGTAAACTTTGTGCTCAAAAACAAGTTCAAGGGAACTGAATTTGATGCTTTCTACCTCTGCGGGCCCGAAGATATGATCCATCAAGTATCCGATACCTTAAAAGAGAACGGTGTTTCCGAAGAAAAGATTCATTTTGAACTGTTTACCAGCGAAGATTACGAAGACGAACTTGCCGGAGCATTGGAAGGCAAGACCCAAGTAGAGGTAATCTTGGATGATGAGACCTTTACCTTTGTCATGGATAAAAAAGAATTGGTTCTCGATGCCGTTTTAAAACAGGATATAGACGCTCCGTATTCTTGCCAAGGCGGTGTTTGCAGTAGTTGTATTGCACGCTTGACCGAAGGAAAGGTGGAAATGGTAAAAAACCAGATTCTTACCGATAGTGAAATCGAAGAGGGTTTTGTTTTGACCTGTCAGTCGCATCCCATCACACCAAAAATAAAAGTGGATTACGACGATGTGTAA
- a CDS encoding bactofilin family protein has protein sequence MFSDNKKPRPMNEFGGQPNRIEKNTKIKGEITSEADFRIDGKLEGNVTTSGKVVIGKDGYINGKVECVNADIEGRFNGELIVKDLLSLKSSATIEGTVSVAKLAVEPGATFNAACTMGKAGATASKTESIKKNEPAKAS, from the coding sequence ATGTTTTCTGACAACAAAAAACCTCGACCTATGAATGAATTTGGCGGACAGCCAAATAGAATAGAAAAGAACACTAAAATAAAAGGGGAAATTACCTCCGAAGCCGACTTTAGGATAGATGGCAAATTGGAAGGCAATGTTACCACATCCGGCAAAGTGGTCATAGGAAAAGATGGCTACATCAACGGAAAGGTAGAATGTGTGAATGCAGATATTGAAGGGCGATTTAATGGAGAACTTATTGTGAAGGATTTGCTTTCCCTAAAATCCTCTGCAACTATTGAGGGCACCGTAAGCGTGGCCAAATTGGCCGTGGAGCCCGGAGCTACATTTAATGCTGCCTGTACCATGGGCAAAGCAGGTGCTACTGCTTCCAAAACGGAGTCCATAAAGAAAAATGAGCCAGCAAAAGCCTCCTAA
- a CDS encoding ABC transporter ATP-binding protein has product MITVHNLTKIYGEQTVLNIEELEIPKGQSFGLVGNNGAGKTTLFSLLLDLIQPSSGHIVNKDVQVDQSEAWKPFTSAFIDETFLIGYLTPEEYFYFIGELRGRNKADVDALLSNFDDFFHGEILGQKKYLRDLSKGNQKKVGIVASFIGNPEVVILDEPFANLDPTTQIRLKGIIKDLAAKEGVTVLVSSHDLIHVTEVCERIVVLNKGEIVKDIHTSAETMKELEAFFAG; this is encoded by the coding sequence ATGATCACAGTTCATAATTTAACCAAGATTTACGGAGAGCAAACCGTTTTGAACATTGAGGAGCTCGAAATTCCAAAAGGCCAAAGTTTTGGTCTGGTCGGGAACAACGGGGCAGGAAAAACTACCTTGTTCAGTCTGTTGTTGGATTTGATTCAGCCCTCATCCGGGCACATTGTCAACAAGGATGTGCAAGTAGACCAAAGCGAAGCTTGGAAACCGTTTACCTCTGCCTTTATTGATGAAACCTTTTTGATAGGCTACCTCACCCCTGAAGAATACTTCTACTTTATCGGGGAACTGCGCGGCAGAAACAAAGCTGATGTGGATGCCCTGCTATCCAATTTTGATGATTTTTTCCACGGGGAAATTTTGGGCCAGAAAAAATATTTACGGGACCTTTCCAAAGGAAACCAAAAGAAAGTGGGCATTGTGGCCAGTTTTATCGGCAACCCCGAAGTGGTGATCTTGGACGAACCTTTTGCCAATCTGGACCCTACCACACAAATTCGTTTAAAGGGAATCATAAAAGATCTTGCCGCCAAAGAGGGAGTAACGGTACTTGTTTCCAGTCACGATTTGATTCACGTTACCGAGGTATGCGAACGTATTGTGGTATTGAACAAGGGCGAAATTGTGAAGGACATCCATACCTCTGCCGAAACCATGAAGGAGCTTGAAGCTTTCTTTGCGGGTTGA
- a CDS encoding DUF5687 family protein, with protein sequence MLKHFIGLQWKSFFRSASFKTEIWFKILMALGALYFIVVFLGMGVGAYFIIEDMEIGDPLRVVNRFMIYYFAFDLVFRYMLQKMPVTNIKPLLYLPISKTKVVNFSLGKTVISFFNIAHAFFFIPFSIVLLAEGYPPAQVIGWHLALMALFYCNNFLNVMVNNKNAVFYVFAALLILAGASQYYQWFDLTQYTQPIFDSFYNLPWTAIIPWSILLGMYYGAFSYFKKHMYLDGGLAKKQTEAKTENLEWLDRFGNLGTFLKNDIKLIKRNKRSRTAVLMGFFFIFYGLLFFTGALEVYDGPFWKIFAGIFVTGGFLFSFGQYVPSWDSSYYPLMMSQNIKYREYLSSKWYLVIIATIISTILATFYIYFGWEAYAAVLVGAIYNIGINSYLVLWGGAYVKTPIDLTSNKKAFGDKQAFNAKTLLLTLPKLVLPIGIYAIGHFLINPIAGYIFVAVFGLLGFVFKEKVFTMIEGIYKKEKYKTLQAYKQK encoded by the coding sequence ATGCTCAAACATTTTATTGGACTCCAGTGGAAGTCATTTTTCAGGTCTGCAAGTTTTAAAACAGAGATTTGGTTTAAGATTTTGATGGCCTTGGGGGCGCTATACTTTATTGTTGTGTTCCTGGGAATGGGGGTTGGGGCCTATTTTATTATCGAGGATATGGAAATTGGCGATCCGCTGCGGGTGGTCAATCGGTTTATGATTTACTATTTTGCCTTTGACCTTGTATTTAGGTACATGCTGCAAAAAATGCCAGTAACCAATATTAAACCTTTGTTGTATTTGCCCATTAGTAAAACCAAGGTGGTCAATTTTTCGCTGGGTAAAACCGTAATCTCGTTTTTTAACATAGCCCACGCGTTCTTTTTTATTCCCTTTAGTATTGTGTTGCTGGCAGAGGGGTACCCACCAGCACAGGTTATTGGCTGGCATTTGGCTTTGATGGCCCTTTTTTACTGTAACAACTTCCTCAATGTTATGGTAAACAACAAAAATGCTGTTTTTTATGTATTTGCCGCATTGTTGATTCTTGCGGGAGCATCACAGTATTATCAATGGTTTGATTTAACCCAATACACCCAGCCCATTTTCGATTCTTTCTATAATCTACCGTGGACGGCCATAATTCCTTGGTCGATTTTGTTGGGAATGTACTACGGCGCTTTCTCCTATTTTAAAAAGCATATGTACCTGGATGGTGGTTTGGCCAAAAAACAGACCGAGGCCAAAACAGAGAACTTGGAATGGCTAGATCGCTTTGGCAACCTGGGAACGTTTTTAAAGAACGACATAAAACTCATTAAACGCAACAAAAGATCGCGAACAGCGGTGCTCATGGGCTTCTTCTTTATATTTTATGGATTACTCTTTTTTACGGGCGCCCTCGAAGTATATGACGGACCTTTTTGGAAAATTTTTGCGGGGATTTTTGTAACCGGAGGGTTCCTCTTTAGTTTTGGGCAGTACGTGCCCAGTTGGGACAGTAGCTATTACCCTTTGATGATGAGCCAGAACATAAAATACCGCGAGTACTTGTCATCCAAATGGTATTTGGTGATCATTGCGACCATCATCTCCACCATTTTGGCCACCTTTTATATCTATTTTGGATGGGAGGCCTATGCTGCTGTCTTGGTAGGTGCAATCTATAATATTGGAATCAACAGTTACTTGGTACTTTGGGGCGGGGCCTATGTAAAAACCCCGATTGACCTCACCTCCAACAAAAAGGCATTTGGCGATAAACAGGCATTTAATGCCAAGACACTCCTGCTCACTTTGCCCAAATTGGTATTGCCGATCGGGATTTATGCCATTGGTCATTTTTTGATTAACCCGATTGCAGGGTACATTTTTGTGGCCGTTTTCGGCTTACTTGGATTTGTTTTTAAGGAAAAGGTGTTTACCATGATCGAGGGCATTTACAAAAAAGAGAAGTACAAAACATTGCAAGCATACAAACAGAAATAA
- a CDS encoding DUF4254 domain-containing protein: MFSDFAFKIFQESIDAYHIKDDVYQEFSNPYPKDKVEHLLYRKNWIDTVQWHYEDIIRDPEIDPVAALDLKRKIDASNQNRTDLVEYIDSYFLNKYQSVQVKDGATINTESPAWAIDRLSILALKIYHMQEEVNRADASPEHIQKCSDKLAVLLEQKKDLSTAIDQLLADIEAGNKYMKVYKQMKMYNDDELNPVLRGQKG, encoded by the coding sequence ATGTTCAGCGATTTTGCCTTCAAGATATTTCAGGAAAGTATAGATGCCTATCACATTAAGGACGATGTGTACCAAGAGTTTTCCAACCCTTATCCAAAGGATAAAGTAGAGCACTTGCTTTATAGAAAAAACTGGATCGATACGGTACAATGGCATTATGAAGATATTATCCGCGACCCAGAGATTGACCCGGTGGCTGCGCTGGACCTCAAACGGAAAATCGATGCCAGCAACCAAAACCGTACGGATTTGGTGGAATATATCGATAGCTATTTTTTAAATAAATACCAGTCGGTACAAGTAAAGGATGGCGCCACTATCAACACCGAGAGTCCTGCATGGGCAATTGACCGACTTTCCATTTTGGCATTGAAAATCTATCATATGCAGGAAGAGGTGAACCGAGCGGATGCCTCACCGGAACACATCCAAAAATGTAGCGATAAACTTGCCGTGCTTTTGGAGCAGAAAAAAGATCTTTCCACAGCCATTGACCAATTATTGGCCGACATCGAAGCTGGAAACAAGTACATGAAAGTCTACAAACAGATGAAAATGTACAACGACGATGAACTAAATCCTGTACTTCGTGGGCAAAAAGGGTAA
- a CDS encoding patatin-like phospholipase family protein gives MFEDKSIGLVLSGGGVRGMAHIGLIKAMREHHIEAKVVAGTSIGALVGALYANGHAVEDMLKFFKETPLFQYSFFTIIKPGFIDTERYVDIFKKFFPNNSFESLDKPLYVVATDLLSGKEKVFDKGELIKPLLASAALPPVFSPVEINDVLYADGGIMNNFPIEYVKDKSEFIIGSNVSVTVPLKKKELRNSFQLTARVTSLMIHASNDEKLHQCDLFIEPKELDSIGVLDKKGIENAFNIGYEYGSKALEKMLSKM, from the coding sequence ATGTTTGAAGATAAATCCATAGGCCTTGTACTTTCTGGAGGAGGTGTTCGCGGAATGGCGCATATAGGTCTGATCAAAGCCATGCGCGAACACCACATTGAGGCCAAGGTAGTTGCAGGGACCAGTATCGGTGCATTGGTGGGAGCTCTTTACGCCAACGGCCACGCCGTGGAGGATATGCTCAAGTTTTTTAAGGAGACCCCTTTGTTCCAGTACAGTTTTTTTACCATTATTAAACCTGGTTTTATTGATACGGAACGATACGTTGATATTTTTAAGAAATTTTTTCCTAACAATTCTTTTGAGAGTTTGGACAAACCATTGTATGTGGTGGCCACCGATCTATTGAGCGGAAAGGAGAAAGTTTTTGATAAAGGAGAGCTTATAAAACCTTTGTTGGCATCCGCCGCCTTGCCGCCAGTGTTTAGTCCAGTGGAAATAAACGATGTACTTTATGCCGATGGGGGCATCATGAACAATTTTCCAATTGAATATGTGAAGGATAAATCCGAATTTATTATTGGAAGTAATGTGTCCGTAACTGTACCATTGAAAAAGAAGGAATTGAGAAACTCCTTCCAACTTACCGCTAGGGTCACTAGTTTAATGATTCATGCCTCAAATGATGAAAAATTGCACCAATGCGACCTTTTTATTGAACCAAAGGAATTGGATTCGATCGGGGTATTGGATAAAAAGGGTATCGAAAATGCCTTCAATATTGGGTATGAGTATGGTAGTAAGGCCTTGGAGAAAATGCTGTCCAAGATGTAG
- a CDS encoding DUF6427 family protein produces MISSFFGKTKPINYIVLAIILFLFYFTNVFFQHGEQRINEVITLEILLFAALLLSIFIINQIVRTEKATESNSYAMVFFVLLIVTFSDELVLQNVIFANFFLLLAFWRILSIKSIRNVKHKIFDASLLIALASLFYDWSLAFMLLVFFVIGAYDRKTFKNWLVPFIGMGTIFILTFTVLKLKGSLDFFEEHYQFSLGLFTTKSFFQVLNIKTLVYLILTIIVSVLVFVRLRNVSGGKLLLLRIVFMIFVLGTGIILFTPADASPVLITFFPAAVFFTNYFEGIKKRRLQEVVLILTMVVACSLFAIHLN; encoded by the coding sequence ATGATTTCAAGCTTTTTCGGAAAAACTAAACCCATAAATTACATTGTTCTTGCCATCATTTTGTTTCTTTTTTACTTCACCAACGTTTTTTTTCAGCACGGGGAACAAAGAATAAATGAGGTTATTACTTTGGAAATCTTGTTGTTCGCGGCCTTGTTGTTGTCTATTTTTATTATCAACCAGATTGTAAGGACCGAAAAGGCAACGGAATCCAATTCCTATGCCATGGTCTTTTTTGTGCTTTTGATTGTTACATTTTCCGATGAACTTGTGCTTCAAAATGTGATTTTCGCCAACTTTTTTTTGCTTTTGGCATTTTGGAGGATACTGTCCATCAAATCCATAAGAAATGTAAAGCACAAGATTTTTGATGCCTCCCTATTGATTGCCCTTGCAAGTTTATTTTACGATTGGTCCCTTGCATTTATGCTTCTTGTCTTTTTTGTAATTGGTGCGTATGACCGTAAAACTTTCAAGAATTGGCTGGTTCCCTTTATAGGTATGGGCACCATATTTATATTGACGTTCACCGTTTTAAAATTGAAAGGGTCTTTGGATTTTTTTGAAGAGCACTATCAGTTCTCATTGGGTCTTTTTACCACCAAATCATTCTTTCAGGTGCTGAACATAAAAACCTTGGTTTACCTTATTTTAACGATTATCGTCTCCGTTTTGGTGTTTGTACGACTGCGAAATGTAAGTGGGGGCAAATTGCTTTTGCTCAGGATAGTATTCATGATCTTTGTTTTGGGAACGGGCATTATTCTTTTTACCCCGGCCGATGCTTCTCCCGTATTGATTACTTTTTTCCCCGCAGCCGTTTTTTTTACCAACTATTTCGAGGGTATAAAAAAGCGTCGGCTTCAAGAGGTGGTTTTAATCCTCACCATGGTCGTGGCTTGCTCGCTTTTTGCCATTCATCTTAACTAA